In Brevibacterium spongiae, a single genomic region encodes these proteins:
- a CDS encoding DUF6642 family protein, whose product MIDVDSLPCDSQVEGIEEAERVETRGREARLVHVEVFRMESVGTSIFREASTSTRATTRADSQSRLYTLIYEEPVNDVRTVRPMTQALADSKIANYVHRHINDVDDLINGLTLLGQRKQDKYNIAYLACHGSSGVIELSGDSFSLDELAGRLPKAGILESKLLHLSACSVLHDEDACKALLDTSGAQAITGFTKDVDWLESLAFELLMFNAFAGYQRLGNFVRSMNKNYGELSERLGFTVIR is encoded by the coding sequence GTGATCGACGTCGACAGCTTGCCCTGTGACAGTCAGGTTGAGGGTATCGAGGAGGCAGAACGCGTCGAGACCAGGGGTCGTGAAGCTAGGCTTGTCCATGTCGAGGTCTTCCGGATGGAGAGTGTAGGAACTTCCATCTTCAGGGAGGCCTCGACGTCTACCCGGGCAACGACACGTGCGGACTCACAGAGCAGGCTCTACACCCTCATTTACGAAGAGCCCGTTAATGACGTGCGAACAGTCCGACCAATGACGCAGGCCCTCGCCGACTCCAAGATCGCGAATTATGTCCACCGTCATATCAACGACGTCGACGACCTCATCAATGGGCTGACTCTGCTCGGACAACGAAAACAGGACAAGTACAATATTGCGTATTTAGCCTGCCACGGTTCGTCAGGCGTCATCGAACTCAGCGGCGATTCATTTTCGCTTGACGAGTTGGCAGGCAGACTACCAAAGGCCGGGATTCTAGAGTCGAAGCTTCTGCATCTGAGCGCGTGCTCGGTACTACACGACGAAGACGCCTGCAAAGCGCTTCTGGACACCAGCGGTGCGCAGGCGATCACCGGGTTCACCAAAGATGTCGATTGGCTCGAATCGCTGGCTTTTGAGCTTTTGATGTTCAACGCATTCGCTGGCTACCAGCGGCTCGGCAATTTTGTTCGCTCCATGAACAAGAACTACGGCGAACTCTCCGAGAGGTTAGGATTTACGGTCATTCGATGA
- a CDS encoding GntR family transcriptional regulator, with translation MIDPIAPTPPKKPPSRVPVYLAAADTLAEQIADQPVGTRLPSEEELAKQLGISRLTARAALAALERRYLVRRRQGSGTFVSRRVDYLISRHHPPSWSQSVRSAGLTPDVRTTGWRLASPSPDVRRRMRIGPRRQVLALSRDRFIDNELVGFAESFFDTAVVPDLTQVLDPAASLYGVLADHYGLQPVRGWFGVAIDPAPPEVAEHLGLTGRPPVISIRSRTDAAARDHRPVELTVSWLRADVFRVEIDFDT, from the coding sequence ATGATCGACCCCATCGCCCCCACGCCGCCGAAGAAGCCGCCCTCCCGAGTCCCGGTCTACCTGGCGGCCGCGGACACGCTCGCCGAGCAGATCGCGGACCAGCCGGTGGGAACCCGCCTGCCGTCCGAGGAGGAACTCGCGAAACAGCTCGGCATCAGCCGTCTGACCGCGAGGGCGGCACTGGCCGCATTGGAGCGGCGCTACCTGGTGCGCCGGCGGCAGGGCAGCGGAACCTTCGTGTCCCGCCGCGTCGACTACCTCATCAGCCGCCACCACCCGCCGTCCTGGAGTCAGAGCGTCCGCAGCGCCGGGCTAACCCCGGACGTGCGCACCACGGGATGGCGGCTGGCGTCGCCGTCGCCCGATGTGCGCCGCCGCATGAGAATCGGCCCGAGGCGCCAAGTGCTCGCGCTGTCGCGTGACCGGTTCATCGACAACGAGCTGGTGGGCTTCGCTGAGTCCTTCTTCGATACCGCGGTTGTCCCGGACCTGACCCAAGTCCTCGATCCGGCGGCTTCGCTCTACGGAGTACTCGCCGATCATTATGGACTGCAGCCGGTCCGCGGGTGGTTCGGGGTCGCGATCGATCCTGCACCGCCGGAAGTCGCCGAGCACCTAGGACTCACCGGCCGACCACCCGTCATCTCGATCCGGTCGCGAACAGATGCCGCAGCACGGGACCACCGGCCAGTGGAGCTGACGGTCTCCTGGCTGAGGGCGGATGTGTTCCGCGTGGAGATCGATTTCGACACGTGA